The sequence AGACTGAGGAAGCCTGTCAATTAGATCCTTCCCAAAAATCAGCTGACATCTGTCTGCCGACTCCTTTGTGAAAGCAATTCTTCTCATTCTACTCCTTCTTCTGCAAGCGCCTTCAGCAGTCGGACGGCATTGAGAACATCATCGTAGTCAACCATTTCGTGTGGAGAATGCACATATCTACACGGAATCGAGACGGTTCCCGAAGCTATGCCTCTTCCTGTCGTCTGATATCCTCTCGCATCTGTGCCTCCAAATATCAAGACTTCGTACTGAGTAGGGATGTCCCTTTTCTCTGCTACTTCCTTTAGCCTGGAAACGACTCTCGAAGAGCTAATGCTTCCACGATCCTTAATTTTTATGGTCGGACCTCCTCCAAGCTTAAAGCCCATTCGCTTGAAGGATTTGGGAGTATCCGGTCCCGCAGTTACATCTATTGCAACTGCCATATCAGGCATAATATCAAAAGCGGCGACACTGGCTCCTACGATTCCCACTTCTTCCTGGACCGCAAAGACAAAATAAACATCGTCTTCGGGTTGCTCCAGTTCCTTCAGCACCTGAATCATTATTGCACATGCAATCCTGTCGTCCATTGATTTCGAAACTAGTCTCTTTCCGAGATCAACGAATGTTGAATCATATGTCCCAAAGGTACCAACTGGAGCTCTTTTCTCGGCGTCGTCTTTATCAGTAGCGCCAATATCAACGAAGATGTGGTCGTAGTCGAGACTTTTCATTGTTTCTCCAAAATCCTTGATTGTCTCCCCTTCAACATCTACAACTCCTGAAGCACCGGTTTCAAAGACCAGCCTGGAACCCAGAAGCATGTACGGGGAGAGACCTCCTATTGAATCTACTCTCAGAAAACCCTTAGAATCTACGTGAGTAACAACCACACCAATTTCGTCCATATGACCATCAAACAACAGCTTTCTGCCGCTCCTCCCTTTCTTAAGAGCAACAAGATTTCCCAGAGGATCTATCTTCATCTCATCAATATAGGGTTTGATCTCTCCAGCTATTGCTTCTCTTATTGCATTCTCTCTGCCGCTGGGAGAACTAATCGTGACCAGCTTTTCAATTAGACTTTTCATCTAGACAGCACCTTCCCTTCCTTAACTAATATACTGGCAAGTTTGGCAACTCCAAGAAAATCGTTGATGTTTATTATTGAGGTTGGAGAATGAATGTATCTCGAAGGAGTGGAGATTACTCCCGAAGGTATGCCAGAAACGACTCTTGCAAGTCTCGCTGCGTCAGTACCTCCAGCTATTCTGCTTTTGTACTGAAAACTTAGTGAGTTGGACTTCGCGGTTTCTACAACAGTATCAAGGATCTTCTTGTCAAGAACGAGCCCACTATGGGCGAATGTCAACACCGGTCCTCTTCCAAGACTTGTGGCCCATCTGTAGTCAGGAAGCTCCGGATTGTCTCCGGCAGTAGTGTTTTCAAAGACCAGAGCAACATCCGGCTTTATCTGATTTGCAGCGACTCCGCTGCCCCTTAGACCTACCTCTTCCTGAACAACCCAGGCAAAATAGAGATCGAAATCAGTCGAAATTCCATCAAGACTTTCAAGCACTCTTATGAGAACCTCACAACCAGTTCTGTCGTCAAGGGATTTTGCAAATGCGTAGTCGCCTATTTCATTATATGGAGTATCGAAAAACACCGGATCTCCAATTCTATGGCTCTTAGAAGCCTCATCTCTCTTGGAATAGCCCAAGTAGATCCTCAATTTACCCATACTGGGCGTTTTTAGAATCGATGACGGATCTTGAGTATGTATCGCTTCAAATCCGATTACTCCAGGAGTAAGGCTTTCCCCCACCAAGACTTTCTTACCCATTAGCACTCTAGGATCGACTCCTCCAATATTGGTGAAAGACAGTGTGCCATCTTCATTGATCTTCTTTACCATTAGTCCGACTTCGTCCGTGTGAGCCAGAAGCATTAGTTTCTTCGAAGTCTTCCCATTTCCCTTCTTAAGGGCAATCAAGTTTCCAACTGTGTCTATCCAGATGTCGTCAACCCTGTCTTCAACGATCTCCTTAATGAAAGAGGAAACTTTTTCCTCAAATCCGGAAATCCCTGGTAATTCACACAGCTTCTTCAGTCTCTCAAGTTTCATAGGCTCTCGCCTCCGTTCAGCGAGATAAAGAAACCTGCAAGCAATCGTGCTGTGCCCGCAACATCGCTAATCTGAACGACTTCAACCGGGGTGTGCATGAACATTTGTGGAAGGGAAAGAAGCAGTGTTGGAACACCACTTCCGGCTATCTGGACGTTGTCTGCATCGGTTCCCGTTCGTCCCGATCCGAACTCATATTGAACTTTGAATTCCTTATCCTTCGCGTAATCATCAAGCAATTTGAAATATCCCTTGTGAATGTTTGGACCGCCAACAGATAGAGCCGGCCCCTTCCCGATCTCAATATCGCTCTCTTTATCATGATGAGTTACATCCATTGCAACTCCGAGATCTATTTCCAGCAATTCGGCGGCGCCCTTAGCTCCAATTGCTCCAACTTCTTCCCTTGTGGTAAACACGAAGTAGACCGTAGGAGTTGAGAGATACTTCGAAAGCTCTTTCGCAGTCTCTATGCTGATGGCTGCGCAGGCTCTATCATCTAGAGCTTTTCCGGATATTTTTCCGTTCATCTCAAATGCCGAAAAATCTACAACTGCAAGATCACCAATGTCGATCTTTGAATAATCGGGGTTGATTGAAGCATCGATGAATAGCTCGTCGAATGAAGGCACTTCTCCTCTAGACTCCTTCTTCTGGAGATGCGGAGCGAGCATCCCGATAACTCCGTATCTTTCCTTTCCGTCTCTGCTCTTTATTCTCAC comes from Mesotoga infera and encodes:
- a CDS encoding M42 family peptidase; this translates as MKSLIEKLVTISSPSGRENAIREAIAGEIKPYIDEMKIDPLGNLVALKKGRSGRKLLFDGHMDEIGVVVTHVDSKGFLRVDSIGGLSPYMLLGSRLVFETGASGVVDVEGETIKDFGETMKSLDYDHIFVDIGATDKDDAEKRAPVGTFGTYDSTFVDLGKRLVSKSMDDRIACAIMIQVLKELEQPEDDVYFVFAVQEEVGIVGASVAAFDIMPDMAVAIDVTAGPDTPKSFKRMGFKLGGGPTIKIKDRGSISSSRVVSRLKEVAEKRDIPTQYEVLIFGGTDARGYQTTGRGIASGTVSIPCRYVHSPHEMVDYDDVLNAVRLLKALAEEGVE
- a CDS encoding M42 family peptidase; the protein is MKLERLKKLCELPGISGFEEKVSSFIKEIVEDRVDDIWIDTVGNLIALKKGNGKTSKKLMLLAHTDEVGLMVKKINEDGTLSFTNIGGVDPRVLMGKKVLVGESLTPGVIGFEAIHTQDPSSILKTPSMGKLRIYLGYSKRDEASKSHRIGDPVFFDTPYNEIGDYAFAKSLDDRTGCEVLIRVLESLDGISTDFDLYFAWVVQEEVGLRGSGVAANQIKPDVALVFENTTAGDNPELPDYRWATSLGRGPVLTFAHSGLVLDKKILDTVVETAKSNSLSFQYKSRIAGGTDAARLARVVSGIPSGVISTPSRYIHSPTSIININDFLGVAKLASILVKEGKVLSR
- a CDS encoding M42 family peptidase; the encoded protein is MSLARLLMDLSDAFGPVGYEDEVHSVIRREIGPFVDEIFTDQIGNLVAVKKGTGKRIGIFTHVDEVSLVISKIDERGFARFEELGGIDPKVLISQRVRIKSRDGKERYGVIGMLAPHLQKKESRGEVPSFDELFIDASINPDYSKIDIGDLAVVDFSAFEMNGKISGKALDDRACAAISIETAKELSKYLSTPTVYFVFTTREEVGAIGAKGAAELLEIDLGVAMDVTHHDKESDIEIGKGPALSVGGPNIHKGYFKLLDDYAKDKEFKVQYEFGSGRTGTDADNVQIAGSGVPTLLLSLPQMFMHTPVEVVQISDVAGTARLLAGFFISLNGGESL